The DNA sequence GTCGCCGACCTCGAGCGTCGTGCCCTGCGAGACGGCTCGGTTGGGAATGTTCGGACTGGTGTGTTGTTCCCAGTGGCCCAGGCCGTGGCCCGTGAGGTTGACAACGGGGTTGTAGCCGTAGCCGTCGATCACGTCCTCGATTTCAGCACCGATGTCGCCGGTGTTAACGCCCGGCTCGACGATTTCGAGCGCGGCCTCGAGCGCCTGTTCGGAAGCCTCCGCGAGTTCGGGAGTGCCCGACAGGTCGACGGTGATGGCGGTGTCGGCCAGCCAGCCGTCGACGTGGACGCCGATATCTAAGTTGACCATCTCTTCACCGAAGGTCGTCTCGTCACCGATCGATGGCGTCGCGTGGGCAGCCTCCTCGTCGACGGAGATGTTGACGGGAAAGGCGGGCTGGCCGCCGAGTTCCCGAATCCGGTCTTCGGCCCACTCGGCGACCTCGAGTTGGCTCGCGCCAACCTCGACGCGGTCGGCTGCTTCCTCGCGTACCTGGGCGAGGATCTCGCCCGCCTCGCGGTGTTTCTCGTACTGCTCTGACTCGAGGTCGACCTCGGATTCGGCCATGCACCGGGGTTGGTCCGGTCGACAAAAAGAGGTTCCGTCTCCTCGTCGGTCGACGCCAGCGATCGGTGTTCGTACAGGCCGCGACGAGGGCGCTGTCGGCGGGACACTCGGCAGCGTGGCTAACGCGAGAAGAGTACGAGCCGGGAGAGAACATTTCCGCACGACGACCGTTACGGAAGAAATACAGCATAGTTCGCCGTCATCTCCTGAAACGGTCGCCACGGGTTATGTCGGATGCACGCGTCGAATACGATGGCGTGAGAGACGCCACGAACCGAGTGGGTTGTGAGACCGGCTCGAGCAGACGGCTGTCGTGACGAGACCGCGGGCACGAACGGTCCCGGCGGGTGGAACCACTGGTCTCGAAGCGGCGGTCAGCAATGCGGTTTCTCGCTTGCACGCGAAGCAGTTGATGAACGGTGGCACCGATGTACTCACTGCCTATCAACAGGTATCGATCGCCGATCCTCATCCGACAAGCGGAGACGGACGATCAGTTTGCATCGTACAGCCGACAGTAAACGACGTTCGCCGACGGAACACGGCTTGGCATCTCCCCAAATCCTATTTATTGTCGGAGAATAAAATTTTCCACTATTTGTCTTTATACAACCATATCCTACATGATTTACCATCCTATTTTCGCAACCTTGGGCGCTCAAACGCCCGTTTTCGGCAGTTTCACAGAACCGGCACCGAACAAGAATCGGGCAGCTTTTGCCAGTGCGAGACGGAAATGGTAGACCTTTTACCCCCGTCGGCGAACCGTACAGACGAGATGAGCTACGACAAGATCGAGGTCCCCGAGGACGGGGAACAGATCACGCTGAAGGAAGGAACCGAGGACGAGCTCGAGGTGCCGGACAACCCGATCATCCCGATCATCTACGGTGACGGTGTCGGAAGCGACGTCGGCCCCGCCGCACAGAAAGTGCTCGAGGCTGCCGCAGAGGCGACCGGTCGCGACATCAACTGGATGCGACTGTACGCCGGCGAGTCCGCTCGCGAGAAATACGACGAGAACCTGCCCGCCGAGACCGTCGAGGCGATCAAGGAACACCGCGTCGCCATCAAAGGCCCACTGACGACGCCCGTCGGTGCCGGCTTCCGCTCGCTGAACGTCGGCCTGCGCAAGAAACTCGACCTCTACGCGAACGTCCGCCCGACCTATCACCTCGACGGCGTCCCGTCGCCCGTCAAGGAGCCAGGTCAGATGGACATGATCACCTTCCGTGAGAACACCGAAGACGTCTACGCCGGCATCGAGTGGGAAGCCGGGACCGACGAAGTCCAGGAAGTCAAGGAGTTCGTCGAAGACGAGATGGGCGCAACGGGCGTCATCCACGACGGCCCCGTCGGCATCGGTGTCAAGCCGATCACGGAGTTCGGAACGAAGCGACTCGTCCGTGAGGCTATCGACTACGCTCTCGAGAACGACCGCGACTCCGTTACCCTCGTCCACAAGGGTAACATCATGAAGTTCACCGAGGGGCAGTTCCGCGACTGGGGCTACGAAGTCGCAGAAGAGGAATACGGTGACGAGGTCATCACCGAGGACACTCTCTGGGAGGAGAAAGACGGCGAAGCGCCCGACGACGCCGTCGTCGTCAACGACCGCATCGCCGACAACATGCTCCAGCAGATCCTCACCCGCACCGACGAGTACGACGTCGTCGCGACGATGAACCTGAACGGGGACTACATGTCCGACGCCTGTGGTGCCCAGATCGGTGGCCTCGGCATCGCGCCCGGCGCCAACTTCGGTGAGGGCCTGATGCTCGCCGAGCCCGTCCACGGCTCCGCACCCAAGTACGAGGGTCAGGACAAGGTCAACCCGACCGCGATGATCCTCTCGGGCCGCATGATGCTCGAGTACATGGGCTGGGACGACGCCGCCGACCTCGTCCGCGACGCCGTCGAGGAGACCATCTCCTCGGGCAAGGTCACCTACGACCTCGAGCGCCAGCTCGAGGACGCCGAGAAGCTCGCCACCAGCGAGTTCGCTGAGGAAGTCGTCAACAACATCGAGAAACTGGCATAAGCCAGTTTTCGAGCAATCAGACACAACGGTGTCTGATGACATCGAAAAGATCGCATAAAGCGAGCGTTTGAGGAGGCAGAACGCATCTCGTTCTGCCGCTCTCGAAGCCGCGATTTCCGTTTTCTTTGTCTCTACATCGGGAGGCCCACGCGCTGTTCCCGTAACGCTCTCAGCGCCGGCAGGCGTAGCCGCTCGCGATGGACGAACTCGAGGCACAGATCGCTGACACCGAACAGGAACGCGAAGACGCCTTCGCGGTTCGTCACGAAGTATTCGTCAAGGAACAGGGCGTCGACGACACACTGGAGTACGACGCACACGACGCGACGGCGACCCACTTCGTCGCGTACGACGGCGATGAGCCGATCGGCGCAGCACGGCTGCGCGAGTACGAAGATGGGGTCGGGAAGGTCGAACGCGTTGCGGTCCGCGCGTCACGACGCGAAGCCGGCGTCGGTCGGGCACTGATGGAACGACTCGAGCAACACGCAGCGGCAGTCGGGTTCGACACACTGACGCTCCACTCACAGACGCAGGCAGCCGACTTCTATCGCACTCTGGGCTACGAGCGCCGCGGCGCGACGTTCGAGGAGGCCGGCATTCCACACGTCGAGATGCGGAAGTCTCTCGAATAGGGTACGTGACGCTCGAGCGGCGCTGGGACGTGGCGTCTGTCACCCGTCTGACTGAGTTTCAAGTTCTCGTACGTGGCCATCGCTATTGTAATGCCAGTCATTCACACACCAACGAAGGCAGTCGCGGCCACAGTCGCTGCGATGTGGAAAGTCGGTCGGATACTCGTTCCGCTCGGGATCGCGGCCCTCGTCACTGGGCTTGGCCTGCTCGTCTTCTTCGGCGTGGTTGCAACACTGCCATGACGGACCACGCTCGGCCCGACAGTGACGGCGTCCGGGTCAAGCAGTGCTGACGCGGTCCCGAACGTACCGTCCGGCCAGGCCAAGCAGTGCCAGGGCCATTGCGACCGCAAAGGCAACGACGAACGCCGAGAGCGGGTCGGTGATCGTCTCGAGTTCCCCGCGGACGAACTCGCCCGCGAGGACGGCGGCGACGGCAAAGAGCACGAGGCCGCCAAGGTTTGCCACGGTCGAGTTCGTCGTCGGGACGACATCGGGGTCGTTCAGGAGCACGAGGATGACGGCGATAGCGAAGGGGGTGCCGACGAGGCCAAAGGCCAGCGTGAGCACGAGTAACTGGAAGAACGCACCGCCAACGAACGCTCCGACGGCGGAGATGAGCGCAACGGCGGCGACGGCGGCGCGATACCGGCTGTCGTCGGTCGATCGCTCCCAGCCGAGTTTGTCGGCGAGCAGGTACGGCGGGACGATCGTATTCCCACCGAGCGTCGAGACCGCGGCACCGAGCAGGCCCGCGAGGAACACCCAGGTGGCATATTCGCCGGCGACCGGGCCGAGGGTCTGGGCGGCGCTGATGCCGTCGATGGTCGCGGGATCGACGCCGGCTGCCGGGAGCACGCTCGCCGCGACCAGAAAGACCGCGAGGCTGAAAACGCCGAACGCACCCAGCATCGAACTCACGATATCGACGACCGCGGTGTCGGCGTCACGGACGGTCCAGCCGCGGGCGCGCATCGTGTAGCTTTGCATCGTCAACAGCGTGATGTGGACCGCACCGCCAAGGATGCCCGCGGCAACGAGCGCACCATTGACACCTGCAGGAATCGCCGGGACCAGTCCCCCCGCCGCCGCAGCGGGGTCGATCGGGACGACGAACGCGGCTGCAACGAACGTGACGACGACCATCGAGACGAGCACCTTGGCGCCGATCTCCGCGACGCGGTAGCCCCCGCCGGCGAGTCCGAGCGCGAGGATCACGGCCCACGTAATTCCCCAGAAACGCGGATCGGCTAGGACGGCGACCCCGATACCCGCACTCGCGACGATCGTCGCGCTGACCTCGGCTAGCGTCTTCATGATGATCACCTGCGCCAAGCCGGCGGCCAACACGACATCGACCACGAGCACCCAGGCCCAGGTCGATCCCAGATGGCGGTCGACGACCGAGACGATTCCGTCCTCCGTGAGCAGCCCCAGCCGCATGGCGAGATACTGGCCGAGAGCACCCAACACCGCCGAGCAGACGACGACCCACAGCAGGGCGTAGCCAAAGCTCGCGCCCGCGACCAGCAGGCTGCCCATCGTCGCCGGGCCCGCCGCGATCGCACCGGCGAGCCACGTCGGGCCGAGTCGCTCGAGCGCCGTTCCGATCCGTCCACGCTCTACAGACCGCTGTTCGGTTGCCATGCAGGTATCTTACGAACCGGATAGTATAACTCCGTGGTATTCGATAGTGGTGGCGGATAGACACGACGGTTAGCGGGGCTACTCCTGCCAGTTCGGGTTCTCCCGTGGTGGGCTGAAAATGTCGACACCGCGAACAGTCTCGTCACCGCGGTTTTCGGCTGCATGGGGCTGATCACCGGGAATCGCATACGAATCCCCGGGCCCACAGACGAGTTCCTCGTTCTGGACGACGAACACGAGTTCGCCCTCGCAAATGAATCCGGTCTGTTCGTGGGGATGACTGTGTTCCTCGACGACCGCGCCGGGTTCGATCTCGAAATGCTGGACGTTCATCGACTCGGTGCCGGCAAGCAGCGCCAGATGGACGCCATCGGCGGCTTCCGAGGGGTCACTGTCGGTTAGGGAAACGCGTTCCATACGCCTCGAGACGGTGGCAACCGCCTAAAATCCCCACTGGTAGCATTTCACTTCCGCTCCGGTTGCCGAATGTTAAACTGCCGGGACGGCCCATTACCAGCTATGTACGCCGTCGTCGGTTGCAGCGAGTGTTCGAACCTCTGGATCATCGAGGGCCGATCGGAGACGACCCAGTGTCCCCGCTGTGGCGCGCGCAAGGCCTACGAAAAGCGCAAGAAGTTCGTCGAGACCGACGACGCGGCCCACGCTCGCGACGTGCGCGCGTCGATGCTCGCAAACCGGCAGGGAGAGGGTGAAGCGTTCGCTAAACTGGATTCCTTTGCCGAACTCGAGGCCGACGTGGCCGACGGCGTCGTCGACGAGACGGAGTACCTCGAGGAATCCGGGCTGAACGTCGACGAGGTCGAAGCAGCTGGCGACCGCGATCCACGCGGACCGAGTCCGAGCGGCAGCAAACAGGATATCGTAAAGCGGGCGCTCAAGGCCCTCGAGGAACCGACCGAAGACGAGGTCGTCGCGTACGCGGGCGAGCGCGGGGTGTCTGCGGGATACGTTCAGAAGGCGCTCGAGAAACTCATGCGACGCGGGGTCGTCAGCGAAAGTCGCGGGCAGTATCGGCTCCTCTGAGAACGTCGGCTGCTATTCGAGACAGACCCAAGAGAGCAGGAACTCGCTTAGCGACCCAGATCCTCGTGGGCACTCGCGAGATGTCGCGAGGACAGCGCGCCGAGCAGGGAGAGTTCACCTGCGAGCGCGCCGACGGCGATGATCTCGGCGAGCGCGTCGGCGTTCGAGCCCGGTGGGTCGCCACCGCCACGCAGTCCGAGAACCTCGAGCGCTTCGGCCTGTGTGGGCAGTTTCGTTCCGCCGCCGACGGTGCCAACCTCGAGCGAGGCCAGCGAGACGCTGGCGTAGAGGTCGGTAGTGCCGTCCTCGCGCTCGCGGGTGTTCATGGTGGTGATGGTGTTCGCGCCTTCGACGACCTGGGCCTCGTCCTGGCCGGTCGCGAGGAAGGCCGCGCCGACGACGTTTGCGGCGTGGGCGTTGAATCCAAGGCTGCCCGCTTTGGCGCTGCCGATCAGGTTCTTGCGGGTGTTAGCCTCGGCGATCGCGTCGGCGGTGGTATGCAGACGGTCCTCGACGAGTTCGCCGGGGATCACAACGTCGGCGGTCACGGAGCGGCCCCGTCCCTCGACGGCATTGATGGCAGCGGGTTTCTTGTCCGAACAGAGGTTTCCGGAGAGTGCCACGAGCGAGGCAGGGGTTTCGGCCTCGACGACCTCGCAGGCCTCGCCGGTGGCGATCGTGGCCATGTTCATCCCCATCGCATCTTTGGTGTCGTAGGCAAAGCGCAGGTAGACGGAGTCGCCGACGACGTAGGGTTCGACGTCGAGCAGTTCGCCGTGGCTCGTCGTCGACTCGGCGGCGTCGCGTAGCGTCTCGAGGTTGTCCTCGACCCATTCGACTGTTTCTGCGGCCTCGGCGACGCCGTCGACCCGGAAGACCGGCGCGCGGGTCATCCCGTTTTTCGTCACACGCGCGTCCGCGCCGCCCGCCGCGCGGATCACGGCGAGCCCGCGATTGACCGACGCCAGCAACGCGCCCTCGGTCGTCGCCAGCGGCAGGTAGTGGTCGCCGTTGGCCGCACCGCCGTGGACGGAGACAGGGCCGACGACACCCATCGGCACCTGTGCCGCACCGATCATGTTCTCGATGTTCGGCTCCGCCTGCTCGGCGGGGAAGGCGTACTCGCCGACGGTCTCGAGGTCGGCATTGGTCTCGCGTTCGACGAACAATCGACGTGCTTCGGCAGCGGTGTCGTCGTCGGCGTGGTCCTCGAGTTCGTGAATGCGAACGTCGCCGTCGCGGACGCGCTCGGCGAGTTCCTCGGGATCGGTCATGGATGGGTCGAGACGGTCGGCTACCCTAACAGTTGCTGATTCCCCTGAGTTGGGGGTCACCGATCCTGAAAGTCGAACGAGACATCGTCGCTGACGGCGCGATAGCCCGACAGCGCCTCGTAACAAAGGAGAGAGAGCAACGCGCCGGTACCGATCGCCGCAAGCAGCAGATAGCGCGCACCCGCTGCGTCGTCTGCAAGCGCGACCGCGAACGCGGCTGTGGTGACAGCCACAAATCGGAGTCGCGTCCGCGAATGTGTCCCCGCCCCCGTATACGCCAGATACAGCTGTGGAAAGGCGACAGCAACACCACCAGCCAGCAGGAAGGCCACCAGTGGCCCCCCGCCGAGCGCGATCCCAGTCTGTCGCTCGACGACGACCGAGCACGCAACGAGGAGCACGAACGCCAGAAACGAGCCGAAGACGACACGACCCTCCCGATCGATCATAGTGACCGATCACCAGCCGAACAGGTCAAGCTTGTGCTCAGTTGCAGTTTTGGTGGGCCGCCGCCCCGTCAACAGGGAGAGCACGCGGCGACTCAGCGCGCGAGATCCTGCTTCGCCTGCCGAATCTCGTCGTGAGCCTCGCCCGCGCCATCGACGCGGGCAAGCCCCTCGGCGGCCTCGAGCGTGCGGACGGCGTTGTCGAGAAACGAGAGCACGTCGCCCGGATAGGCATACACCATGTATTCGTCCGTCATCACGTCGACGATCGCATCCGGACCTAACCCCTGTGCGCGCAACTCGAGGAGATACTGGATAAACTTCCGCTCTGGGCAGCCACAGTAGGGGTTGTTATCGCAGTCACAATCGAGGAAGTCCTGCGTAAAATCGAGAACCCGATCGCGGGTCGCGTCGTCGAGTTTCTCGAGGCCCTCGCCCTGAAAGAGCATATCGAGCGTCGCCCCTTTGAACGCCCCCTTGGGGATGTTCGTCTCGAGCTGGGAGCTGAGCTGGCGGTGGTTCTTGATGTAGATCTTGTCGGTGATGGCCACGCGTTACCGGTGGTACCGGGTGTGTGCCGAAAAACGTCTCGGTCGTGAGTCACGCGCTCGTGGCCGGTCACCCGCGATCGAAATCGTGCGATACGGAGTCGCACACTCCGATCCCGGAGTCGTAACGTATTTCAGGCCAACCGCGTGTAGAATATGATGTAAGCGCGTCCGGGTTGGGGTAGTGGTTATCCTTCAGCCTTGTGGAGGCTGAGACGCGGGTTCGATTCTCGCACCCGGACTTTCTATTGCGTACCGATCTTCGAGCGGCAGAACTCGTCAGGTGGGAGTCTACAGGCGGTTCGACTTCCACCCGATCTGTTCGGACCGACTCCCGTTCTGGGGCGCTTGGAAACAACCGTAACCCACCCATCTCCGGACAGTATCACCCATACGTGTGGACACGCTATCTCACCCGATGGTCGAGACGAGTGATCCACTCGAATGTGATTCCTGTGATGCGACGGTCCCTGTCGACGAGGCGCGCCGGACGAAGACGATGGGCGGACTGGATCCAACGAAGTGGCAGACACTGTGCTGTCCGTCCTGTGGCTCGCGGCTGCAGACGATCTACGTCGGCGAGTGATAGCTGCCGACTAGTCGCAGGCCGGTCACTCCGCAGCGTCGGTCAGTCGCTGGATTTCCGCATCTGACAGCGACAGTTGCGAGGCAGCAACGTTCGACGAGAGATGCTCGAGATCGGACGTGCCCGGAATCGGGAGCATGACGTCGGCACGCTCGAGCAGCCACGCCAGCGCGACCTGCCGCCGTGTCGCGTCGTAATCTGCAGCGATGTCGTCAAGGAGATCGCCGTGTGCGGCCAGATCATCGCCATCGATCGGTGCCCACGGGATGAAGCCGATGCCGTCGTCGGCACAGATCTCGAGGACCTCCCGACTCCCGCGATCGTTCAGATTGTACCGGTTCTGGACGGTCGCGATTTCGACCTGCTCGCGCGCACGGTCGAGGAGTTCGGCAGAGACGTTACTGACACCGACCTCGTCGACGAGCCCGTCGTCTTTGAGTTCTGCGAACGCCGCGATCGAGTCCTCGAATGGCGTGTCGTCGTCGGGTCGGTGAAACTGGTAGAGGTCGATCGTGTCGGTTTGCAACCGGTCGAGCGAGGTGAGTGCCTGATTGCGAATGTAGTCCGGATCGCCGTGCGCGATCCAGTCGCCCGCGTCGTTGCGCAGCAGCCCCGCCTTGGTCGCGACAACCACGTCGTCTCGGTCGCCGATCGCCTCGCCGATCAACCGTTCGCTGACGGCAGGGCCGTAGGAGTCTGCCGTATCGATGAAGTCGACGCCGCAGTCGACGGCATGGCGGACCACCTCGCGTGCAGCCGTCTCGTCGTTGGGCGCGCCGATAATGTCGTCGCCACAGAGTCGCATCGCACCGAAGCCGAGGCGGTGGACGGTCGTCTCGCCGATTTCGAACGTCTCGCTCTCGTTTGTGATCGAGTCGTGGCTCACAGTTTGAGTACCGGGACATAACGGGAAAGTCGTTGGCGGTTGCGAGCGTCGTCCCGGAACCGCCACTGTTTGGCACTGTGACCAGTGGACAGCACTAAACAGCCAGCGACCGTAACACCCCTATGACCACTCCCGAACAACTCTACGCCGCAGTGGTCATCGGGCTCTTACTCGCTGCGATCGGGATCAGTATCCCGGTGCTCAAAGGGATTTATCGGGACGGCCTCGAGCGACAGTCCGAGAGGCGAAGCAACGATGTCGAGGCGGAGACGGCGATATCAGAGCCAACGGTGTCCGACGACGCCACGGCAGACCGAAGGCGACTCCCGTGTCAGCAGTGCGGCATGGAAAACGATTCCGCGTTTACGTACTGCCGAAATTGTCTCACACCGCTGTGACGTAAGCCAGTAGGAATACGACCCGCTTTGGCGTACCCTCGCACTTCTCATTCCCGTCTACGATTTGCTCGTCCTGTGGCGAATCTCTGACACCGCCGCCGAACACGTAGTGGAAGAGCAGTCCGGTCCAGTTATCGTCCCTCTCTGGATTATTTTCTTCCCCGGTGCGATGTATCTGATCCAGGCTTTCATCCCATCAGTGCCGACGACATCATCCGTCAAGTCCTCGAGTTGTGAATGCGACTCGATGTACTCCTGCATCGCTTCACGGACTGCCCGTGACCGATTGGCAAGTCCCTCGTCTTGCCAGACCTGGTCGAACTCTTCGAC is a window from the Natrinema sp. HArc-T2 genome containing:
- the hmgA gene encoding hydroxymethylglutaryl-CoA reductase (NADPH), coding for MTDPEELAERVRDGDVRIHELEDHADDDTAAEARRLFVERETNADLETVGEYAFPAEQAEPNIENMIGAAQVPMGVVGPVSVHGGAANGDHYLPLATTEGALLASVNRGLAVIRAAGGADARVTKNGMTRAPVFRVDGVAEAAETVEWVEDNLETLRDAAESTTSHGELLDVEPYVVGDSVYLRFAYDTKDAMGMNMATIATGEACEVVEAETPASLVALSGNLCSDKKPAAINAVEGRGRSVTADVVIPGELVEDRLHTTADAIAEANTRKNLIGSAKAGSLGFNAHAANVVGAAFLATGQDEAQVVEGANTITTMNTREREDGTTDLYASVSLASLEVGTVGGGTKLPTQAEALEVLGLRGGGDPPGSNADALAEIIAVGALAGELSLLGALSSRHLASAHEDLGR
- the icd gene encoding isocitrate dehydrogenase (NADP(+)): MSYDKIEVPEDGEQITLKEGTEDELEVPDNPIIPIIYGDGVGSDVGPAAQKVLEAAAEATGRDINWMRLYAGESAREKYDENLPAETVEAIKEHRVAIKGPLTTPVGAGFRSLNVGLRKKLDLYANVRPTYHLDGVPSPVKEPGQMDMITFRENTEDVYAGIEWEAGTDEVQEVKEFVEDEMGATGVIHDGPVGIGVKPITEFGTKRLVREAIDYALENDRDSVTLVHKGNIMKFTEGQFRDWGYEVAEEEYGDEVITEDTLWEEKDGEAPDDAVVVNDRIADNMLQQILTRTDEYDVVATMNLNGDYMSDACGAQIGGLGIAPGANFGEGLMLAEPVHGSAPKYEGQDKVNPTAMILSGRMMLEYMGWDDAADLVRDAVEETISSGKVTYDLERQLEDAEKLATSEFAEEVVNNIEKLA
- a CDS encoding DUF5817 domain-containing protein, whose product is MYAVVGCSECSNLWIIEGRSETTQCPRCGARKAYEKRKKFVETDDAAHARDVRASMLANRQGEGEAFAKLDSFAELEADVADGVVDETEYLEESGLNVDEVEAAGDRDPRGPSPSGSKQDIVKRALKALEEPTEDEVVAYAGERGVSAGYVQKALEKLMRRGVVSESRGQYRLL
- a CDS encoding NRAMP family divalent metal transporter, with product MATEQRSVERGRIGTALERLGPTWLAGAIAAGPATMGSLLVAGASFGYALLWVVVCSAVLGALGQYLAMRLGLLTEDGIVSVVDRHLGSTWAWVLVVDVVLAAGLAQVIIMKTLAEVSATIVASAGIGVAVLADPRFWGITWAVILALGLAGGGYRVAEIGAKVLVSMVVVTFVAAAFVVPIDPAAAAGGLVPAIPAGVNGALVAAGILGGAVHITLLTMQSYTMRARGWTVRDADTAVVDIVSSMLGAFGVFSLAVFLVAASVLPAAGVDPATIDGISAAQTLGPVAGEYATWVFLAGLLGAAVSTLGGNTIVPPYLLADKLGWERSTDDSRYRAAVAAVALISAVGAFVGGAFFQLLVLTLAFGLVGTPFAIAVILVLLNDPDVVPTTNSTVANLGGLVLFAVAAVLAGEFVRGELETITDPLSAFVVAFAVAMALALLGLAGRYVRDRVSTA
- a CDS encoding aldo/keto reductase — protein: MSHDSITNESETFEIGETTVHRLGFGAMRLCGDDIIGAPNDETAAREVVRHAVDCGVDFIDTADSYGPAVSERLIGEAIGDRDDVVVATKAGLLRNDAGDWIAHGDPDYIRNQALTSLDRLQTDTIDLYQFHRPDDDTPFEDSIAAFAELKDDGLVDEVGVSNVSAELLDRAREQVEIATVQNRYNLNDRGSREVLEICADDGIGFIPWAPIDGDDLAAHGDLLDDIAADYDATRRQVALAWLLERADVMLPIPGTSDLEHLSSNVAASQLSLSDAEIQRLTDAAE
- a CDS encoding GNAT family N-acetyltransferase produces the protein MDELEAQIADTEQEREDAFAVRHEVFVKEQGVDDTLEYDAHDATATHFVAYDGDEPIGAARLREYEDGVGKVERVAVRASRREAGVGRALMERLEQHAAAVGFDTLTLHSQTQAADFYRTLGYERRGATFEEAGIPHVEMRKSLE
- a CDS encoding cupin domain-containing protein, translated to MERVSLTDSDPSEAADGVHLALLAGTESMNVQHFEIEPGAVVEEHSHPHEQTGFICEGELVFVVQNEELVCGPGDSYAIPGDQPHAAENRGDETVRGVDIFSPPRENPNWQE
- a CDS encoding zinc ribbon domain-containing protein, encoding MTTPEQLYAAVVIGLLLAAIGISIPVLKGIYRDGLERQSERRSNDVEAETAISEPTVSDDATADRRRLPCQQCGMENDSAFTYCRNCLTPL
- a CDS encoding DUF5814 domain-containing protein, producing the protein MAITDKIYIKNHRQLSSQLETNIPKGAFKGATLDMLFQGEGLEKLDDATRDRVLDFTQDFLDCDCDNNPYCGCPERKFIQYLLELRAQGLGPDAIVDVMTDEYMVYAYPGDVLSFLDNAVRTLEAAEGLARVDGAGEAHDEIRQAKQDLAR
- the map gene encoding type II methionyl aminopeptidase is translated as MAESEVDLESEQYEKHREAGEILAQVREEAADRVEVGASQLEVAEWAEDRIRELGGQPAFPVNISVDEEAAHATPSIGDETTFGEEMVNLDIGVHVDGWLADTAITVDLSGTPELAEASEQALEAALEIVEPGVNTGDIGAEIEDVIDGYGYNPVVNLTGHGLGHWEQHTSPNIPNRAVSQGTTLEVGDVVAIEPFATDGGGKVTEGASEEIFSLQREGTVRNRQARDALEQITEEFRTLPFATRWLETDRPEMALRRLKRNDIVHGYPVLKEDDGYLVSQKEHTIIVTEDGCEVTTAR